One genomic segment of Hordeum vulgare subsp. vulgare chromosome 2H, MorexV3_pseudomolecules_assembly, whole genome shotgun sequence includes these proteins:
- the LOC123424386 gene encoding 7-deoxyloganetin glucosyltransferase-like isoform X2 has protein sequence MGDDMGAAPTNKMPHPHAVFVPFPAQGHITPMMKLAKIFHCKGFHVTFVNTEYNHRRLVRSRGPDAVVGLPDFHFATIPDGLPPSDADATQDIPSLCYSTMTNCLPHLKNLLRDLNGAAGVPQVTCVMADAVMSFCLDAAAELSVPCALFWTASACGFMGYHNFRFLLDEGLAPLKDEEQVKNGYLDTQVTQARGMSKHMRLRDFPTFFRTTDRGDVMFNFLMHEVEQSSRAAAVILNTFDELEQTALDAMCAILSLPVYTIGPLNFLAGQVVPDDGAQLAMIRPSLWREDHSCLEWLRGREPRSVVYVNFGSITTMSIQELVEFAWGLANCGYDFLWIVRNDLVKGDAAVVPPEFLEATEGRCLLASWCEQEAVLRHEAVGTFLTHCGWNSTMEGLSAGVPMLCWPFFAEQQTNARYACVEWGVGMEVGDDVRRGVVEARIREVMGGGGVGREMRRKAAEWSEMAVRVTTQPGGRSLANLESLLKDVLLVATRNAG, from the exons GGAGACGACATGGGTGCTGCTCCCACGAACAAGATGCCACACCCACACGCTGTGTTCGTGCCGTTCCCGGCTCAGGGGCACATCACGCCGATGATGAAGCTGGCAAAGATCTTTCACTGCAAGGGCTTCCATGTCACCTTCGTCAACACCGAGTATAACCACCGCCGCCTCGTCCGTTCCCGCGGTCCTGACGCGGTGGTCGGCCTTCCGGACTTCCACTTCGCCACCATTCCTGATGGTTTGCCCCCGTCCGACGCCGATGCCACGCAGGACATACCATCCCTCTGCTATTCCACCATGACCAACTGCCTCCCCCACCTAAAGAACCTGCTCCGCGACCTGAACGGCGCAGCCGGGGTGCCGCAGGTGACGTGTGTCATGGCAGACGCCGTCATGAGCTTTTGTTTGGACGCCGCGGCAGAGCTCAGCGTGCCTTGCGCGCTGTTCTGGACTGCCAGCGCCTGCGGCTTCATGGGCTACCACAACTTCCGGTTCCTCCTGGACGAGGGCCTTGCCCCTCTCAAAG ACGAAGAGCAAGTGAAGAACGGGTACTTGGACACGCAGGTGACGCAGGCACGCGGGATGAGCAAACACATGCGTCTCCGAGACTTCCCAACCTTCTTCCGCACGACGGATCGTGGCGACGTGATGTTCAACTTCCTGATGCACGAGGTCGAGCAATCGAGCCGTGCGGCCGCCGTCATCCTCAACACCTTTGACGAGCTCGAGCAGACGGCGCTCGATGCCATGTGTGCCATCCTCTCCCTGCCCGTCTACACCATCGGCCCGCTTAACTTCCTCGCCGGGCAGGTGGTTCCCGACGACGGCGCCCAGCTCGCCATGATACGCCCCAGCCTTTGGAGAGAAGACCACTCCTGTCTCGAGTGGCTCCGGGGCAGGGAGCCACGGTCCGTCGTGTACGTCAACTTCGGGAGCATAACCACCATGTCCATCCAAGAGCTGGTGGAGTTCGCGTGGGGTCTGGCCAACTGCGGCTACGACTTTCTGTGGATCGTCAGGAATGACCTGGTGAAGGGTGATGCCGCCGTGGTACCTCCGGAGTTCCTGGAGGCGACAGAGGGCAGGTGCCTACTAGCGAGCTGGTGCGAACAAGAGGCGGTGCTGCGGCATGAGGCGGTGGGCACCTTCTTGACGCACTGCGGATGGAACTCGACCATGGAGGGGCTGAGCGCAGGGGTGCCAATGCTGTGCTGGCCCTTCTTCGCCGAGCAGCAGACCAACGCCCGCTACGCGTGCGTGGAATGGGGTGTCGGGATGGAGGTCGGCGATGACGTGCGCCGGGGGGTGGTCGAGGCGAGGATACGGGAGGTgatggggggaggaggggtgggaaGGGAGATGAGGCGGAAGGCGGCGGAGTGGAGCGAGATGGCCGTTCGTGTGACAACACAACCTGGTGGCAGGTCGCTGGCTAATCTTGAGAGTCTGCTCAAGGATGTACTGCTGGTCGCCACTAGGAATGCTGGGTAG
- the LOC123424386 gene encoding 7-deoxyloganetin glucosyltransferase-like isoform X1 gives MHFVIARTSREAHTSISSCISTSIQGDDMGAAPTNKMPHPHAVFVPFPAQGHITPMMKLAKIFHCKGFHVTFVNTEYNHRRLVRSRGPDAVVGLPDFHFATIPDGLPPSDADATQDIPSLCYSTMTNCLPHLKNLLRDLNGAAGVPQVTCVMADAVMSFCLDAAAELSVPCALFWTASACGFMGYHNFRFLLDEGLAPLKDEEQVKNGYLDTQVTQARGMSKHMRLRDFPTFFRTTDRGDVMFNFLMHEVEQSSRAAAVILNTFDELEQTALDAMCAILSLPVYTIGPLNFLAGQVVPDDGAQLAMIRPSLWREDHSCLEWLRGREPRSVVYVNFGSITTMSIQELVEFAWGLANCGYDFLWIVRNDLVKGDAAVVPPEFLEATEGRCLLASWCEQEAVLRHEAVGTFLTHCGWNSTMEGLSAGVPMLCWPFFAEQQTNARYACVEWGVGMEVGDDVRRGVVEARIREVMGGGGVGREMRRKAAEWSEMAVRVTTQPGGRSLANLESLLKDVLLVATRNAG, from the exons ATGCACTTTGTGATTGCCCGTACAAGCAGAGAAGCTCACACTTCGATCTCGAGCTGCATTTCTACTTCCATTCAGGGAGACGACATGGGTGCTGCTCCCACGAACAAGATGCCACACCCACACGCTGTGTTCGTGCCGTTCCCGGCTCAGGGGCACATCACGCCGATGATGAAGCTGGCAAAGATCTTTCACTGCAAGGGCTTCCATGTCACCTTCGTCAACACCGAGTATAACCACCGCCGCCTCGTCCGTTCCCGCGGTCCTGACGCGGTGGTCGGCCTTCCGGACTTCCACTTCGCCACCATTCCTGATGGTTTGCCCCCGTCCGACGCCGATGCCACGCAGGACATACCATCCCTCTGCTATTCCACCATGACCAACTGCCTCCCCCACCTAAAGAACCTGCTCCGCGACCTGAACGGCGCAGCCGGGGTGCCGCAGGTGACGTGTGTCATGGCAGACGCCGTCATGAGCTTTTGTTTGGACGCCGCGGCAGAGCTCAGCGTGCCTTGCGCGCTGTTCTGGACTGCCAGCGCCTGCGGCTTCATGGGCTACCACAACTTCCGGTTCCTCCTGGACGAGGGCCTTGCCCCTCTCAAAG ACGAAGAGCAAGTGAAGAACGGGTACTTGGACACGCAGGTGACGCAGGCACGCGGGATGAGCAAACACATGCGTCTCCGAGACTTCCCAACCTTCTTCCGCACGACGGATCGTGGCGACGTGATGTTCAACTTCCTGATGCACGAGGTCGAGCAATCGAGCCGTGCGGCCGCCGTCATCCTCAACACCTTTGACGAGCTCGAGCAGACGGCGCTCGATGCCATGTGTGCCATCCTCTCCCTGCCCGTCTACACCATCGGCCCGCTTAACTTCCTCGCCGGGCAGGTGGTTCCCGACGACGGCGCCCAGCTCGCCATGATACGCCCCAGCCTTTGGAGAGAAGACCACTCCTGTCTCGAGTGGCTCCGGGGCAGGGAGCCACGGTCCGTCGTGTACGTCAACTTCGGGAGCATAACCACCATGTCCATCCAAGAGCTGGTGGAGTTCGCGTGGGGTCTGGCCAACTGCGGCTACGACTTTCTGTGGATCGTCAGGAATGACCTGGTGAAGGGTGATGCCGCCGTGGTACCTCCGGAGTTCCTGGAGGCGACAGAGGGCAGGTGCCTACTAGCGAGCTGGTGCGAACAAGAGGCGGTGCTGCGGCATGAGGCGGTGGGCACCTTCTTGACGCACTGCGGATGGAACTCGACCATGGAGGGGCTGAGCGCAGGGGTGCCAATGCTGTGCTGGCCCTTCTTCGCCGAGCAGCAGACCAACGCCCGCTACGCGTGCGTGGAATGGGGTGTCGGGATGGAGGTCGGCGATGACGTGCGCCGGGGGGTGGTCGAGGCGAGGATACGGGAGGTgatggggggaggaggggtgggaaGGGAGATGAGGCGGAAGGCGGCGGAGTGGAGCGAGATGGCCGTTCGTGTGACAACACAACCTGGTGGCAGGTCGCTGGCTAATCTTGAGAGTCTGCTCAAGGATGTACTGCTGGTCGCCACTAGGAATGCTGGGTAG